The Humulus lupulus chromosome 4, drHumLupu1.1, whole genome shotgun sequence genome has a window encoding:
- the LOC133828972 gene encoding uncharacterized protein LOC133828972, translating into MAFNKVYLALLLLALVATTAHARVNLLRLFDNTHFPFCPAGSTTCSCDCIVVHGRMECTRTDMRQGDCPPSCSEDCDCDFSMCPNCWCSYKVEACPKICSSSTPAATMLDSLLVSKTN; encoded by the exons ATGGCTTTCAACAAGGTTTACTTGGCATTGCTACTCTTGGCTCTTGTAGCTACAACTGCTCATGCTCGTGTGAACCTTTTGCGCCTATTCGATAATACTCATTTTCCCTTTTGTCCAGCAG GATCAACGACATGTAGCTGCGACTGCATCGTAGTTCATGGGAGGATGGAGTGTACGCGTACTGACATGAGACAAGGAGACTGTCCTCCAAGCTGCAGTGAAGACTGCGATTGCGACTTTTCAATGTGCCCCAATTGTTGGTGCTCATATAAGGTCGAGGCATGTCCAAAAATCTGCTCCAGCTCTACCCCTGCTGCTACTATGTTGGACAGTCTTCTTGTTTCCAAGACAAATTAA